A genome region from Conger conger chromosome 16, fConCon1.1, whole genome shotgun sequence includes the following:
- the LOC133115205 gene encoding zinc finger protein 239-like isoform X1, with the protein MFLGTMMETMSIAEREIGDPSFLVSSLHLLVPPLQLLSAAMWQVLQQQDVLHYGKLDEFVSLVMETFPELLSESQRTELTLGLQLRQFGSKTDPALDVLLWEFLSRLDQLLPVPDLKQTVSWLSAAPSVLEVCVQSVSYLDQLKTLLRHHRSLLSMNATVPSIDECKLSRHPFHRVVDSTKLTSTTNQSECVNDCMNCLSPASSSEDIKVEFVTDSSDCAGLEPRSRLYRCEDTEERTEGESGYLRIREEKDILTSMKEEEEAGESLNVKIEKDECVREEGLWIEEEKETDHVTQTDRLVNIEVKSEHGQQEGEVLSTVVTSCLIKEPRVQIHQLEIGHSSVLGSSPPRTACTKGQGERSQCRLYDLSPLRGNGPLRQKGEVVTPKRKTISQLERPLELLPSSSENGICAEAPWNKYAEQAVEVSQVFACSQRPFVPTEEANLRLHIEEVHPEELDWTAGSQQPPSSTHQPLTLPSSTQSHTGTPGTACSQCGLSFKSKSLLTTHKKIHKRPYQCSLCGKSFPLLCHLKVHRQTHTGELPYHCSQCGKSFSQSNNLTRHQRIHTGERPYHCSQCGRSFSQLGNLKRHQQTHTGERPYHCSQCGSSFTDLSTLKRHQRNHTGERPYHCSQCGKNFTRPHTLKQHKQAHTGERPYHCSQCEKSFTRSEYLNAHQRKHRIEPMPLLPL; encoded by the exons ATGTTTTTGGGCACGATGATGGAAACAATGAGCATTGCAGAAAGGGAAATTGGAG ATCCCTCTTTCCTAGTCTCCTCCCTGCACCTGCTTGTTCCTCCCCTTCAACTCCTCTCTGCAGCCATGTGGCAGGTGCTGCAGCAACAAGATGtgttgcattatgggaaacTGGATGAGTTTGTGTCTCTGGTGATGGAGACATTCCCAGAGTTGCTGAGTGAGAGCCAGAGGACTGAGCTCACTCTGGGGCTGCAGTTGAGG CAGTTTGGCTCCAAAACTGACCCTGCTTTAGATGTTCTGTTGTGGGAGTTCCTTTCCAGACTGGATCAGCTGCTGCCAGTACCAGACCTCAAACAG ACAGTGTCCTGGCTCAGTGCTGCCCCCTCTGTCCTGGAGGTCTGTGTGCAGTCTGTTTCTTACCTGGACCAGCTGAAGACCCTTCTCAGGCACCACAGAAGTCTTTTGAGCATGAATG CAACAGTTCCCTCCATAGATGAGTGCAAGCTGTCCCGCCACCCCTTTCATAGAGTGGTGGATTCTACCAAGTTGACAAGCacaaccaaccaatcagaatgtgTAAATGACTGCATGAACTGTTTAAGCCCTGCCTCTTCGAGTGAAGACATAAAGGTAGAGTTTGTGACAGACAGCTCAGATTGCGCGGGGTTAGAGCCAAGGTCAAGATTGTACAGGTGTGaggacacagaggagaggacagaagGGGAGTCTGGATATTTGAGGATCAGGGAGGAAAAAGACATACTAACCAGCatgaaggaagaggaggaagctgGGGAGAGTTTGAATGTGAAAATTGAGAAGgacgagtgtgtgagagaagaaGGACTCTGGATAGAGGAAGAAAAAGAGACGGATCATGTTACCCAAACGGACAGATTGGTGAATATTGAAGTAAAATCAGAACATGGACAACAGGAAGGGGAGGTGCTGTCTACTgtggtcacttcctgtctgataAAAGAGCCTAGAGTGCAGATTCACCAACTAGAAATTGGCCATAGTTCAGTGCTTGGGTCATCACCTCCTCGTACCGCCTGTACAAAAGGCCAGGGAGAGAGATCTCAATGCAGACTGTATGACCTCTCACCACTGAGAGGAAACGGGCCATTGAGACAGAAGGGCGAGGTCGTGACCCCAAAGAGGAAGACAATTAGCCAGTTGGAGAGACCTCTGGAACTGCTGCCATCTTCATCAGAGAATGG GATCTGCGCAGAAGCCCCCTGGAACAAATACGCAG AACAAGCTGTTGAGGTGTCACAGGTCTTTGCCTGCTCCCAGCGCCCATTTGTTCCCACAGAGGAAGCAAATCTTCGCCTGCATATTGAGGAAGTTCACCCAGAGGAGCTCGACTGGACTGCGGGGTCCCAACAACCTCCAAGCAGCACACATCAGCCCCTCACACTGCCCAGCTCAACACAGTCCCACACGGGCACTCCAGGCACTGCATGCTCCCAGTGTGGACTGAGCTTCAAATCCAAATCACTGCTGACGACAcacaagaaaatacataaaaggcCTTATCAGTGCTCcctgtgtgggaagagtttcccCCTTTTATGTCATCTGAAGGTACATAGGCAAACTCACACAGGTGAGCTACCGTACCACTGTTCTCAGTGTGGTAAAAGCTTCAGTCAGTCAAATAATTTGACGCgacaccagagaattcatacaggtgagcgtccgtaccactgctcccagtgtggaagGAGTTTCAGTCAGTTGGGTAATTTGAAGCGACACCAACAAACTCATACTGGGGAACGCCCGTACCattgctcccagtgtgggagcAGTTTCACTGATTTGAGTACCTTGAAGCGTCACCAGAGAAATCACACAGGGGAAcgcccataccactgctcccagtgtgggaagaattTCACACGGCCACATACTTTGAAGCAACACAAACAAGCTCATACAGGGGAACGCCCGTACCATTGCTcccagtgtgagaagagtttcACTCGTTCAGAGTACCTGAACGCACATCAGCGAAAACACAGAATAGAGCCCATGCCTCTGCTCCCACTGTAG
- the LOC133115205 gene encoding zinc finger protein 239-like isoform X2 has translation MFLGTMMETMSIAEREIGDPSFLVSSLHLLVPPLQLLSAAMWQVLQQQDVLHYGKLDEFVSLVMETFPELLSESQRTELTLGLQLRFGSKTDPALDVLLWEFLSRLDQLLPVPDLKQTVSWLSAAPSVLEVCVQSVSYLDQLKTLLRHHRSLLSMNATVPSIDECKLSRHPFHRVVDSTKLTSTTNQSECVNDCMNCLSPASSSEDIKVEFVTDSSDCAGLEPRSRLYRCEDTEERTEGESGYLRIREEKDILTSMKEEEEAGESLNVKIEKDECVREEGLWIEEEKETDHVTQTDRLVNIEVKSEHGQQEGEVLSTVVTSCLIKEPRVQIHQLEIGHSSVLGSSPPRTACTKGQGERSQCRLYDLSPLRGNGPLRQKGEVVTPKRKTISQLERPLELLPSSSENGICAEAPWNKYAEQAVEVSQVFACSQRPFVPTEEANLRLHIEEVHPEELDWTAGSQQPPSSTHQPLTLPSSTQSHTGTPGTACSQCGLSFKSKSLLTTHKKIHKRPYQCSLCGKSFPLLCHLKVHRQTHTGELPYHCSQCGKSFSQSNNLTRHQRIHTGERPYHCSQCGRSFSQLGNLKRHQQTHTGERPYHCSQCGSSFTDLSTLKRHQRNHTGERPYHCSQCGKNFTRPHTLKQHKQAHTGERPYHCSQCEKSFTRSEYLNAHQRKHRIEPMPLLPL, from the exons ATGTTTTTGGGCACGATGATGGAAACAATGAGCATTGCAGAAAGGGAAATTGGAG ATCCCTCTTTCCTAGTCTCCTCCCTGCACCTGCTTGTTCCTCCCCTTCAACTCCTCTCTGCAGCCATGTGGCAGGTGCTGCAGCAACAAGATGtgttgcattatgggaaacTGGATGAGTTTGTGTCTCTGGTGATGGAGACATTCCCAGAGTTGCTGAGTGAGAGCCAGAGGACTGAGCTCACTCTGGGGCTGCAGTTGAGG TTTGGCTCCAAAACTGACCCTGCTTTAGATGTTCTGTTGTGGGAGTTCCTTTCCAGACTGGATCAGCTGCTGCCAGTACCAGACCTCAAACAG ACAGTGTCCTGGCTCAGTGCTGCCCCCTCTGTCCTGGAGGTCTGTGTGCAGTCTGTTTCTTACCTGGACCAGCTGAAGACCCTTCTCAGGCACCACAGAAGTCTTTTGAGCATGAATG CAACAGTTCCCTCCATAGATGAGTGCAAGCTGTCCCGCCACCCCTTTCATAGAGTGGTGGATTCTACCAAGTTGACAAGCacaaccaaccaatcagaatgtgTAAATGACTGCATGAACTGTTTAAGCCCTGCCTCTTCGAGTGAAGACATAAAGGTAGAGTTTGTGACAGACAGCTCAGATTGCGCGGGGTTAGAGCCAAGGTCAAGATTGTACAGGTGTGaggacacagaggagaggacagaagGGGAGTCTGGATATTTGAGGATCAGGGAGGAAAAAGACATACTAACCAGCatgaaggaagaggaggaagctgGGGAGAGTTTGAATGTGAAAATTGAGAAGgacgagtgtgtgagagaagaaGGACTCTGGATAGAGGAAGAAAAAGAGACGGATCATGTTACCCAAACGGACAGATTGGTGAATATTGAAGTAAAATCAGAACATGGACAACAGGAAGGGGAGGTGCTGTCTACTgtggtcacttcctgtctgataAAAGAGCCTAGAGTGCAGATTCACCAACTAGAAATTGGCCATAGTTCAGTGCTTGGGTCATCACCTCCTCGTACCGCCTGTACAAAAGGCCAGGGAGAGAGATCTCAATGCAGACTGTATGACCTCTCACCACTGAGAGGAAACGGGCCATTGAGACAGAAGGGCGAGGTCGTGACCCCAAAGAGGAAGACAATTAGCCAGTTGGAGAGACCTCTGGAACTGCTGCCATCTTCATCAGAGAATGG GATCTGCGCAGAAGCCCCCTGGAACAAATACGCAG AACAAGCTGTTGAGGTGTCACAGGTCTTTGCCTGCTCCCAGCGCCCATTTGTTCCCACAGAGGAAGCAAATCTTCGCCTGCATATTGAGGAAGTTCACCCAGAGGAGCTCGACTGGACTGCGGGGTCCCAACAACCTCCAAGCAGCACACATCAGCCCCTCACACTGCCCAGCTCAACACAGTCCCACACGGGCACTCCAGGCACTGCATGCTCCCAGTGTGGACTGAGCTTCAAATCCAAATCACTGCTGACGACAcacaagaaaatacataaaaggcCTTATCAGTGCTCcctgtgtgggaagagtttcccCCTTTTATGTCATCTGAAGGTACATAGGCAAACTCACACAGGTGAGCTACCGTACCACTGTTCTCAGTGTGGTAAAAGCTTCAGTCAGTCAAATAATTTGACGCgacaccagagaattcatacaggtgagcgtccgtaccactgctcccagtgtggaagGAGTTTCAGTCAGTTGGGTAATTTGAAGCGACACCAACAAACTCATACTGGGGAACGCCCGTACCattgctcccagtgtgggagcAGTTTCACTGATTTGAGTACCTTGAAGCGTCACCAGAGAAATCACACAGGGGAAcgcccataccactgctcccagtgtgggaagaattTCACACGGCCACATACTTTGAAGCAACACAAACAAGCTCATACAGGGGAACGCCCGTACCATTGCTcccagtgtgagaagagtttcACTCGTTCAGAGTACCTGAACGCACATCAGCGAAAACACAGAATAGAGCCCATGCCTCTGCTCCCACTGTAG